A genomic stretch from Lathyrus oleraceus cultivar Zhongwan6 chromosome 2, CAAS_Psat_ZW6_1.0, whole genome shotgun sequence includes:
- the LOC127121575 gene encoding uncharacterized protein LOC127121575 translates to MDLSRLMVYYLDSLSGDWSKYPSMKKTVDAAILKFRSKKNYRNRKDITWIRVQCPQQNNSVDCGFFVLRFMRDIIALNRIDIPKMYFEEYKSYSRAHLDEMKDELCQFIVDQRII, encoded by the exons atggatctttcgagactaatggtgtattatctcgattcgttatcgggtgattggagtaaatatccgagtatgaagaagacggttgacgc ggcaatactaaaatttagatcgaaaaagaattaccgtaataggaaggacattacctggatcagagttcag tgtcctcagcaaaacaattcggtcgattgcggattttttgtattgagatttatgagagatatcattgcgttgaatcgtatagacatcccaaaaatg tactttgaggaatacaaatcttactcaagagctcatttggatgaaatgaaggatgaattgtgtcaattcattgttgatcaaagaatcatatag